The window ACAGGTTATTATGAAAAGTAAGATCTAAAGAATGCATAAATTTGCAGTTTGGGCAACAAGGAGATGACTTGCAAAGCATCACCAATAAATGACATCTTTCACACACACTTGCtaccatttcttcttctttttctttatcttcTTCCTCATTCTTGCTCTTTTCTTGTTCTTTAAAATTTGAAATGGAGCTTCCAAAATGGTGTTTGTTGATCCTCTGTGAATCACATGGCAAGTTTAATTCAAGTTCTAAGCTCATATGATGACTTTGTTGTGGCTCTTGTTTTCTGATTCTTGGATCTGTTGATGTTCTCTTCTTTGTTCTTGTATTGTAGAAGTGTATCTTCCCTGACTGCATATATTTggaattacaaatttaattatattatatactcGAAAATCCGAGAAAATTTCCATGCATATCACTTCATGAGAGATGGTAAAGTAACATTTCCACCTCATGTTTGCTTTTGcatattaaaaatgagagtttaagtgtttggttaggagcATCTAGATTAGATGAAGATGaaagatagaaaaaaaataagatgaAAGACCCTGAACAAAGAAGAAGACTCGGATAAAGGTAAGAAAGGAAGAGTACTGGGATCAAGATCCCAatacttttcctttcttcaggaCCTTTATCGagtcttcttcctttcttttatatttcattttcatctaaTTCACTCTTCAATTTCTCtttttatacataaaaaatagctttttacaCAAACAAAGAATATCTATTTTTTCAACATCAACGACAAACAGTAAACTCTGATAACAAACAAATATATTAACACCAATCATTTCCCTGTGTAAAATGATATATCATTCTTATAATTAAAAAGGTAAATTTTTACCATCCAAAGTATTATTGTTTTGAGAAGAATTGAACCTCCAAAGCCAAATTAACAAAACTTCAGAAGGTTAATCATGTCATTTTAAGTAAATCAGACTGTCTGAAACTACCATTTCAGAATTAGATTCTACTAGCCCGGAGGAGAATAGACTCAGTCGTAAAATGTTTCTTAAGAATCCTAAAATTGCAAAGAAAAACCGAGCCTTAAAAACGTACCTGAATATCGAGGCATCGTTGCCATTCGAAAGGGAGCGGAGTCTCGAGTTGTAGCTCGATTTCAAAGAAGGATTTTGTGGCTCCAACAACCTCAGGTGATCTGAACCTTTTTCTGAAAAGAGCTTCTTCACTTTGGAATGATTCAACGTCGTCGTTCCACtttctcttattattattatttgatgaaCCATCAAGATCAAGGGTGGTTTTAGTACCCTTGGGGGAATTTGATGGTTGAAGAGAAACCATgaataaaattcaaatattcAAAGAAAGTCACAGTTTTCAGTTGTTTAGTTTAAATGGTGCTAGTAAGAAGAAATGTTTGTTTGTGGGTGCTTATATAGGGGGCTGGGGTGACGTGGATCATTAACTGCGACTGAGAATCTTATACGCCAATTTTGAAGGCCAAACCATTTTGCTTTTACATTGCATGACGTGCTATACAAGCCGGCTATTTAATCACTCCAACCTCATTTTGATAGGGATAACAATGGGTACGAGAATCCACATAGGGATGACAACGGATACGACTTACCAACCCATTTTGATATGGATGACAATGGATACGAGTTAATCTTCAATACATGAGCGGCTCTAACATTTTAGAGGCTGTAGACTGTTAGATTTTACACTCTGTTTTTTTACTAGTACATGGATTGAAAGATGTGACTTTGCAATAGGGTTTGAatttgcaaattaactaaaccagaagtattttttttattgaaacatTGACTCGCAAATTCTTTAATTATAAACTCTACAGACTAAAAATCCTTATTTGTATGTTTTTAAAGTGCGGGATCGGCAGGAGGTTTTCATCCGCTGGAAGCCGCCAGAGGTTGGATGGTTTAAATTAAACAGCGACGGTGCTAGCAAGGGGAATCCCGGATTGGCGTCAGCTGGAGGAGTGTTGCGGGATACTCATGCCTGTTGGGTTGCGGGTTTTGCAGTGAACCTGTGGGTGTGTTCGGCAGTCCTTGCTGAGCTGTGGGGCCTCTACTTTAGACTTCGGGTTGTTTGGGATAAAGAGTGTAGACGGGTGGTGGTTGAGTTAGATTCTAGAGTTGTGATCCAGTTGGTTCAGGATAATTGTGAATGAGTGTCGAAGTTTGTGTGCAAATGATTGGGAGATTCGGCTAGTGCATATGTACCATGAAGATAATTGCACAAGTATCTTTGACTAACTTCGCAAGACGTCTATCTTTGAGTTTTAACGAGTGTGAGGAGCCTTctataggcatctaggattaTTGTGGGACGAATCctagttttctgtttttttttttgggtttataGCCGTCCATTCTAAAAAAAGTGTGGGACTGAGTTTACAAATCATGCAaactacaattttttttattgtacttTATATTTTGGATTGCGTTTGCAAATAACgcaaactatatttttttttgttttactatTTTGGATTGGACAAAGAAATGAAAagtaactatttatttttagcGTGTTTAGTTGTTGCTA of the Euphorbia lathyris chromosome 7, ddEupLath1.1, whole genome shotgun sequence genome contains:
- the LOC136200634 gene encoding protein CURLY FLAG LEAF 1, which gives rise to MVSLQPSNSPKGTKTTLDLDGSSNNNNKRKWNDDVESFQSEEALFRKRFRSPEVVGATKSFFEIELQLETPLPFEWQRCLDIQSGKIHFYNTRTKKRTSTDPRIRKQEPQQSHHMSLELELNLPCDSQRINKHHFGSSISNFKEQEKSKNEEEDKEKEEEMVASVCERCHLLVMLCKSSPCCPNCKFMHSLDLTFHNNLFKPTLLASCVSYL